Genomic segment of Alcanivorax borkumensis SK2:
GCTCGTGACGGTTGGTGCCTTCGCCGGCCAATTTGCGTTCTACCACCATTTGGGTGGCGATGCCGGCGTGGTCGGTGCCCACCTGCCAGAGGGTGTTGCGGCCCTGCATGCGGCGGTAGCGGACCAAGGTATCCATAATGGTGTCTTGGAAGGCGTGGCCCATGTGCAAGCTGCCGGTCACATTGGGGGGCGGGATCATGATGCAGAACGGGTCACCCTGGCCGCTCGGCTTGAAATGACCGGCTTGTTCCCAGTTTTCGTACCAAGACTGCTCAATGCGATCGGGTTGGTAGGTTTTGTCCATGATCACCGCTTCTAACCAGAAAAAATGAGGGCGAATTATAGCGAAGCGGGGCGGGTTCGTCGCGGGTTGTAGGAAAACCCCTTACCTAGGCTGCCAGACGCCTGAAAAGAAAAACGCTTGCCCCCAGAAAGTTTGTAGAGCGATTAGCCTCTGGCATTCCTTCGCAGGGCGGCGCGCAGCTTCAAACGTAGGGCTTTTTCCAGCTTGGGCAGGGCCTCGGCCACTAGTTCATCAATGGCGTTATCAATGTCACGGTTGGTCAACGTTGGGCGTGCTGTTGCTGTTGTTTGCTGAGCGGGAGTGGAAATCGATGGCCCACTGAGGGTGGGGGCGTGTTGGTTAGCGGTGCGGTCTAAGAACGGGTTGGTCCGTTCGCTGGCAAGCTGCCGTATTCGTTGAGCCTCCGGCGGGGTTGCCTCTGCAGATGCTTGTAGCAGCGGCGGCTCAGCATCGTCCAGCAAGGACTGGACATCATCCAGTTCTTTGAGCAAGGCGTGCTTTGCCGTTTCCTTGTTGTCGCTCATAGCCGTGTTGCTCGCAGTAGTGGTCAGCCAAGTTCATGGGTGGTGACGGGGAAGCCTCGGTCCCGGTAGAAACGAAAACGTTCCCGGCCCTGTTGTCGTTCGGCTTCATCGCCGCTGATCATTTCGGCCACCCGCTGAAAGCGGGAGGAAAAGTCGGGCACTCCATCGCTCAGGTTGATCAGTACATCGTGCTGATGGCCTGGGTCGTCACCGAATCCGAGTAATACCGGAGCCTGACCTTCACTGCTTAGTGCGTGGGGCAAGAAGCCTGTTGGGGGAGATTGCCAGAATTGCGCGTCCAGCTGCCGTGCATGGGCCTCATTTTGGCAATGCACATAGACTTGCCGGCCCTGTTTCAGCGCTTTATCGGCAATCCGCCAAGCCAGAGCCTGGCGAACGCCCTCCCCGACTTTACTGCTGAGATAGAAAGTGACTTCAGTCATAGGTAAAAGCCTAGCGGCTGACGCCAAACGCCTGACGCATAGTGTTGTGCCAGGCGTTCGGTGCCTAGCATTAGGCGTTGTCCATCAAATACCGTGTAAGCATAGGCACAGGGCGACCGGTGGCGCCTTTGCTCATGCCGCCGCTGATCCAGGCGGTGCCGGCGATATCCAGATGCGCCCATTTTACTTCTTTGGTGAAGCGGGAGAGGAAGCAGGCGGCGGTGATGGAGCCTGCTTTGGGGCCGCCAATGTTTTGCATGTCGGCAAAGGGGCTGTCCAGCTGGCCCTGGTACTCATCCCACAGGGGCATCGGCCAGCCGCGGTCGCCGGTTTCTTTACCCGCGGCGAGCAGAGCTTCGCTGAGGTCATCGTCGTTGGAGTAGACTGCCTGGGCGTGGGCGCCGAGGGCGACAACGCAAGCGCCGGTCAGGGTGGCGATGTCGATGACTGTGTGTGGTTTGTGTTTTTGCTGCACGTAGGTCAACGCGTCGCACAGTACCAGTCGACCTTCAGCATCGGTATTGAGAATTTCCACGGTCTGGCCGGATAGGGTTTTGACGATATCTCCCGGGCGAGCGGCGCGGCCATCGGGCATGTTTTCCGCCGCTGCCACGACGGCAACTAGATGGATAGGCAGGTCCAGTTCGCACACAGTTTTTACTGAGCCGAAAACACTGGCAGCGCCGCCCATGTCATATTTCATCTCATCCATGGTGGCGCCGGGCTTTAGAGAAATGCCGCCGGTATCGAAGGTGATCCCTTTGCCGACCAGGGCAACCGGGCCTTGCTTGGTGGGTTTGGCGCCCTTGTATTCCATCACAATGATTTGGCCCTGGCGTTCGGAGCCTTTGGCTACCGCGTGGAAGGCTCCCATGCCCATTTTTTCTGCCTGAGCCTGGCTCAATACTTTCACCGTAAGCTTTTCATATTCTTTGCCCAGATCCCGAGCTACCCCGCTCAGATATTCCGGGTAGCAATCGTTGGGAGGCAAATTGCCCAAATCTCGAGCTACGTTGACCCCAAGGCCCACGGCTTTGCCTGTTTTGTGTGCTTTCGTAAGGGTAGTGTCCTTCTCGGCATGCCAGAAGGTCAGTTTGGCTAGGTTGCTGGCCGGTGCCGGCTTGCTACGGTAGTTGTCGAAACGGTAGGTGCTTTCTTCTACTACACGGCTGCCTTCGCGGACTTGCCACTCCAGTGTTTGTGTGTGTGTGTCATCAAGCAGCCACATAGCCTGCTTAACCGGAGAGCTGGCCAAGGTTTTGGTGGCCTTGTGTACCAATGAGAGCCAGCCTTGGTCGCTGAGTGGGCTATCACCGGTGCCGACCAGCAGCAGGCGGTCAGCGTTAAGGTCTTGGGGCGCGTGCAACCAAACAAGCTGCCCCTTGCTAGCATTGAAATCGCCGGCCTTGGTGAACTGACTAATTTGCTCGCGAGTGGCGGAGGGCAAGGCCTGAGGAAGGTCATTTTTTTTGCCTAGCAATACCACTAGCGCATCTGCTTTGCTTTTCTCCAAGGGCCTGTTGCTTACTGCGAAGTCCATGCTTTCTCCAAATTGATAAAAGGGTGGGGCGCGATTCACCCGATAAATAAAGGAAATAGTGGGCCGTCACGCAAGGAAACGCAATCTGCGAAGGAGCCCAGGCGACCACCTAATTGAAAGGGAATTATCACCTTTGTCTAGCTCTCAGTTACACTAGGCGGCATTCACTGCTGCCGCAGGCGTTTTTGCCCGGCGGTGTGTGCCGCGCTGCGGGCCACCTGCCTGCCTTTATTCTGCTCGGCACGTTTTGCAGACAGCAATGAGTGGGCCTTCCTTTGATTCTTCATCGATATATTAACCGGCAAGTGTTTATGACCACAGTGCTGGTCACCTTTATTCTAGTAATGGTGCTGGTCAGTGGCCGCTTTATCAAATATTTAGCAGAGGCCGCCGCCGGTCAAATCGCTGCCGATGCTTTGTTCCTAGTGATGGCATTCCGAATGCCGGAATTTCTGCAAATGATCGTTCCCTTAAGTTTGTATGTCGCCCTGTTGTTGGTGTTGGGGCGTATGCACATGGATAACGAAATGGTGGTGTTACAGGCCGGAGGGCAGGGCAATGGCCGTGTGGTGCGCTCGTTGGTGGTGCCCATATTGATGGCCACCATGCTGGTAGGCATGTTTTCACTCTATGTGACCCCGCGGGGGGACGCAGAAGTAAACCGGATTTTTGAAGAACAAAAGGACCGGTCGGTGCTGGAATTGCTCACCCCGGGCCGTTTTCACGTAAAAGGCTCCAGTGATTCCCAGCGTGCTACTTACGCGGAGCATTTGAACCGGGAAAAAGGC
This window contains:
- a CDS encoding DNA polymerase III subunit chi is translated as MTEVTFYLSSKVGEGVRQALAWRIADKALKQGRQVYVHCQNEAHARQLDAQFWQSPPTGFLPHALSSEGQAPVLLGFGDDPGHQHDVLINLSDGVPDFSSRFQRVAEMISGDEAERQQGRERFRFYRDRGFPVTTHELG
- a CDS encoding leucyl aminopeptidase, translated to MDFAVSNRPLEKSKADALVVLLGKKNDLPQALPSATREQISQFTKAGDFNASKGQLVWLHAPQDLNADRLLLVGTGDSPLSDQGWLSLVHKATKTLASSPVKQAMWLLDDTHTQTLEWQVREGSRVVEESTYRFDNYRSKPAPASNLAKLTFWHAEKDTTLTKAHKTGKAVGLGVNVARDLGNLPPNDCYPEYLSGVARDLGKEYEKLTVKVLSQAQAEKMGMGAFHAVAKGSERQGQIIVMEYKGAKPTKQGPVALVGKGITFDTGGISLKPGATMDEMKYDMGGAASVFGSVKTVCELDLPIHLVAVVAAAENMPDGRAARPGDIVKTLSGQTVEILNTDAEGRLVLCDALTYVQQKHKPHTVIDIATLTGACVVALGAHAQAVYSNDDDLSEALLAAGKETGDRGWPMPLWDEYQGQLDSPFADMQNIGGPKAGSITAACFLSRFTKEVKWAHLDIAGTAWISGGMSKGATGRPVPMLTRYLMDNA